A section of the Kribbella sp. HUAS MG21 genome encodes:
- a CDS encoding twin-arginine translocase TatA/TatE family subunit has protein sequence MAAPLIGMPQGAEWLIILAIVVLLFGSAKLPALVKQLGKSKKIWEEEVGPRKKDPELTEDASQPSAQQQVQQPAQQSAPQAAQQSAQQPNQVNGQAPGDGLPPSHTAN, from the coding sequence ATGGCAGCACCGCTCATCGGTATGCCCCAAGGCGCAGAATGGCTGATCATTCTCGCGATCGTCGTGCTGCTGTTCGGTTCGGCCAAGCTGCCGGCGCTGGTGAAGCAGCTCGGCAAGTCGAAGAAGATCTGGGAGGAGGAGGTCGGCCCCCGGAAGAAGGACCCGGAGCTGACCGAGGACGCCTCGCAGCCGAGCGCGCAGCAGCAGGTGCAGCAGCCGGCCCAGCAGTCGGCGCCGCAGGCAGCCCAGCAGTCGGCCCAGCAGCCGAACCAGGTGAACGGCCAGGCGCCGGGCGACGGCCTGCCGCCGAGCCACACGGCCAACTGA
- a CDS encoding FKBP-type peptidyl-prolyl cis-trans isomerase, with protein sequence MRKLLSLVAVAALGSALVACGSEKDEFGAGGIKVTSEFGQKPTITHREGEPEKQLVTEVLKEGDGPEVKKGELLTANYIGQIWRDGKVFDNSYDRGAPSSFPIGVGGVISGWDEGLVGKKVGSRVLLSIPSDKGYKEQGNEQAGIKGDDTLIFVVDLVGAAANNTPLEATEVKPSTPTKITVSGALNAEPKVTVAPGTKPPAKPGKPVVFAQGKGKPIAKGDQLVGRFVIYDYTGKKQTSTWDGQPAANGQPAQPGSPTDQLPPVGPGADGKAGPLDGFAGIPVGSRVLVELPASKDQAGKTINAFAVIDVLNAFPAAKQTGQ encoded by the coding sequence GTGCGCAAGCTGTTGAGTCTGGTCGCGGTCGCGGCCCTGGGGTCCGCCCTGGTGGCGTGCGGATCGGAGAAGGACGAGTTCGGGGCCGGCGGGATCAAGGTGACGTCGGAGTTCGGGCAGAAGCCGACCATCACGCACCGCGAGGGTGAGCCGGAGAAGCAGCTGGTGACCGAGGTCCTCAAGGAGGGCGACGGTCCCGAGGTGAAGAAGGGCGAGCTGCTCACCGCGAACTACATCGGCCAGATCTGGCGCGACGGCAAGGTCTTCGACAACTCGTACGACCGGGGCGCGCCGTCGTCGTTCCCGATCGGCGTCGGCGGCGTCATCTCCGGCTGGGACGAGGGCCTGGTCGGCAAGAAGGTCGGCAGCCGCGTGCTGCTGTCGATCCCGTCCGACAAGGGCTACAAGGAGCAGGGCAACGAGCAGGCCGGCATCAAGGGCGACGACACGCTGATCTTCGTCGTCGACCTGGTCGGCGCGGCCGCCAACAACACCCCGCTGGAGGCGACCGAGGTCAAGCCGTCGACGCCGACCAAGATCACCGTCTCCGGCGCCCTGAACGCGGAGCCGAAGGTGACGGTCGCGCCCGGCACCAAGCCGCCGGCGAAGCCCGGCAAGCCGGTCGTGTTCGCCCAGGGCAAGGGCAAGCCGATCGCCAAGGGCGACCAGCTGGTCGGCCGCTTCGTGATCTACGACTACACCGGCAAGAAGCAGACGAGCACCTGGGACGGCCAGCCCGCCGCCAACGGCCAGCCGGCCCAGCCGGGCTCACCGACGGACCAGCTCCCGCCGGTCGGCCCCGGCGCCGACGGCAAGGCCGGGCCGCTCGACGGTTTCGCCGGCATCCCGGTCGGCAGCCGCGTGCTGGTCGAGCTCCCAGCCTCCAAGGACCAGGCCGGCAAGACCATCAACGCGTTCGCCGTCATCGACGTCCTGAACGCGTTCCCGGCCGCGAAGCAGACCGGGCAGTAA
- a CDS encoding DUF3866 family protein encodes MIRWRDGVVAAVGRSWAGALELTVTVGEQSVRALTYPDLVGTPVTGDRVLLNVGALDRGLGTGGYALVVAVPDRLPEDPPERGHLVKARYTPLQAMVLGADEQDSPDHDVLRDADDLFGTPVVVADLHSALPAVLAGVYEARPTTRVVYVMTDGGALPLAFSRSVATLRDAGWLSGTVTVGQAYGGDREAVTVHTGLLTAVQVLAAELVVITQGPGNLGTGTRWGFSGVQSGEAVNAIGTLGGRAVASLRISEADPRPRHRGISHHSLTAYGRVALQPADVVVPDLAGDFGDAVRDAAEPLKARHRVVRTGVEGLYDALQAAPVKLSTMGRTLDEDRAYFEAAAAAGRHAARLVDVPGPQRG; translated from the coding sequence GTGATTCGGTGGCGGGACGGTGTGGTGGCGGCGGTCGGGCGGAGCTGGGCCGGCGCGCTCGAACTGACAGTGACGGTCGGGGAACAGTCCGTGCGCGCCCTGACGTACCCGGACCTCGTCGGCACGCCGGTCACGGGCGACCGCGTCCTGCTGAACGTAGGCGCCCTGGACCGCGGCCTCGGGACCGGTGGCTACGCCCTGGTGGTCGCCGTACCGGACCGGCTGCCGGAGGACCCACCGGAGCGCGGGCACCTCGTGAAGGCCCGCTACACGCCGCTGCAGGCCATGGTGCTGGGTGCGGACGAGCAGGACTCCCCCGACCACGACGTACTGCGGGACGCCGACGACCTCTTCGGTACGCCGGTAGTAGTGGCCGACCTGCATTCCGCACTGCCTGCTGTGCTGGCCGGGGTCTACGAGGCGCGGCCGACCACACGGGTCGTCTACGTGATGACGGACGGCGGTGCGCTGCCGCTGGCGTTCTCGCGGAGTGTCGCGACGCTGCGGGACGCCGGGTGGCTCAGCGGGACTGTGACGGTCGGCCAGGCGTACGGCGGGGATCGTGAAGCGGTGACCGTCCACACCGGGCTGCTGACCGCAGTACAGGTGCTGGCGGCCGAACTGGTGGTCATCACGCAGGGCCCGGGCAACCTGGGCACAGGTACTCGCTGGGGCTTCTCGGGCGTCCAGTCAGGTGAGGCGGTCAACGCGATCGGCACCCTGGGCGGCCGCGCCGTCGCCTCGCTGCGCATCTCCGAGGCGGACCCCCGCCCGCGCCACCGTGGCATCTCCCACCACAGCCTCACCGCCTACGGCCGCGTAGCGCTCCAGCCGGCCGATGTCGTCGTACCGGATCTGGCCGGCGACTTCGGCGACGCCGTACGGGACGCCGCCGAGCCACTGAAGGCCAGGCACCGGGTGGTGCGCACAGGTGTCGAAGGCTTGTACGACGCCCTGCAGGCCGCCCCGGTCAAGCTGTCGACCATGGGCCGCACCCTCGACGAGGACCGCGCCTACTTCGAAGCCGCCGCCGCAGCAGGCCGCCACGCGGCCCGACTGGTGGACGTACCGGGCCCACAGCGCGGCTGA
- a CDS encoding WYL domain-containing protein, translating into MSNARDQVQRLLALVPYLRENDGARVDDVAKEFGVRPKQILADLKVLWFCGLPGAQMGDLIEIDIEAAEGEGVIHINNADYLARPLRLAAAEALALLTALRTLREVTAGADRDAVDRAIAKLERAAGEAAAASEGAAAHVHVEPAAPEIAETVNRALATKRRLHLTYDVPSRDETTERDVDPMRLVVSEGRTYLEAWCRLAEDVRLFRLDRIAAVKLLDLPSEPPPEATPRDLSNGMFQPSERDLLATLKLDPPARWVAEYYPNESVEEGPGNSLVVKLRVADTSWLQRLVLRLGGAATVLDPPDLTTQIAATAREALSAYDV; encoded by the coding sequence ATGAGTAACGCGCGTGATCAGGTGCAGCGGCTGCTGGCGCTCGTGCCGTACCTGCGGGAGAACGACGGGGCGCGGGTCGACGACGTCGCGAAGGAGTTCGGCGTCCGGCCGAAGCAGATCCTCGCGGACCTGAAGGTGCTGTGGTTCTGCGGGCTGCCCGGCGCGCAGATGGGCGATCTGATCGAGATCGACATCGAGGCGGCCGAGGGCGAAGGCGTCATCCACATCAACAACGCCGACTACCTGGCGCGCCCGCTGCGGCTCGCGGCGGCCGAGGCGCTGGCGCTGCTGACCGCGCTGCGGACGCTCCGCGAGGTGACGGCCGGCGCGGACCGGGACGCCGTCGACCGGGCGATCGCGAAGCTGGAGCGGGCCGCCGGCGAGGCCGCGGCGGCGAGCGAAGGTGCGGCGGCGCACGTCCACGTGGAGCCGGCAGCGCCGGAGATCGCGGAGACCGTCAACCGCGCGCTGGCCACGAAGCGCCGGTTGCACCTGACGTACGACGTACCGTCGCGCGACGAGACGACCGAGCGCGACGTGGACCCGATGCGGCTCGTGGTGTCCGAGGGCCGCACGTACCTCGAGGCCTGGTGCCGGCTGGCCGAGGACGTCCGGCTGTTCCGGCTGGACCGGATCGCGGCCGTGAAGCTGCTCGACCTGCCGAGCGAGCCGCCGCCCGAGGCGACCCCGCGGGACCTGTCCAACGGCATGTTCCAGCCGTCCGAGCGCGACCTGCTGGCCACGCTCAAGCTCGACCCGCCCGCGCGCTGGGTCGCCGAGTACTACCCGAACGAGTCCGTCGAGGAGGGCCCCGGCAACTCGCTCGTCGTCAAGCTCCGGGTCGCGGACACCAGCTGGCTCCAGCGCCTCGTCCTCCGCCTGGGCGGCGCCGCCACGGTCCTCGACCCGCCGGACCTCACCACCCAGATCGCCGCCACCGCCCGCGAGGCCCTCTCGGCGTATGACGTCTGA
- a CDS encoding winged helix DNA-binding domain-containing protein, with the protein MMRIGVGERRARLGRRHRLGAGCQAADPVEAAASMVALHATDPATVHLSVAARVPGSDVAGTERALYDDRSLIRMLGMRRTVFVVPTPFAPVVQAACTDDIAVKQRKLLVRHLTESGIADDADACGRWLATVEESTATALALRGSATAQELASDEPRLRTRLNMAVGKAYATQPYVTSRVLFQLSADGRIVRGRPLGTWLSGQHQWSPAADWLPGGLGEKPTAEAARVTLARAWLTSFGPGTAADLQWYAGWTLGQTRKALAAVEAVEVDLDGQVGYVLPGDEAPEVPVEPWVAFLPGLDPTPMGWKERDWFLGPHKARLFDNTGNIGPSIWADGRIIGGWGQPESGEVRYQLLEDVGADVKALVDTEAERWTTWLAGVRVTPRFRSPLEKQLSQG; encoded by the coding sequence ATGATGCGGATCGGGGTCGGGGAGCGACGGGCGCGGCTGGGGCGGCGGCACCGGCTCGGCGCGGGCTGCCAGGCGGCGGACCCGGTCGAGGCGGCCGCGTCGATGGTCGCGCTGCACGCCACCGATCCGGCCACGGTGCACCTGAGCGTCGCGGCGCGGGTGCCGGGGAGTGACGTCGCGGGCACGGAGCGTGCACTGTACGACGATCGCTCGCTGATCCGGATGCTGGGCATGCGGCGGACCGTGTTCGTCGTACCGACGCCGTTCGCGCCCGTCGTCCAGGCGGCGTGCACGGACGACATCGCGGTGAAGCAGCGGAAGCTGCTGGTCAGGCACCTGACCGAGTCCGGGATCGCCGACGACGCGGACGCGTGCGGGCGGTGGCTGGCGACGGTCGAGGAGTCGACGGCGACCGCGCTGGCGCTGCGGGGGTCGGCGACCGCTCAGGAGCTGGCGTCCGACGAGCCGCGGTTGCGGACCCGGTTGAACATGGCGGTCGGCAAGGCGTACGCCACCCAGCCGTACGTGACGAGCCGCGTCCTGTTCCAGCTGTCGGCGGACGGGCGGATCGTACGGGGGCGTCCACTGGGGACCTGGCTGAGCGGGCAGCACCAGTGGTCGCCGGCTGCGGACTGGCTGCCTGGCGGGCTCGGTGAGAAGCCGACCGCGGAGGCGGCGCGGGTGACGTTGGCGCGGGCGTGGCTGACGTCGTTCGGGCCGGGCACAGCGGCGGATCTGCAGTGGTACGCCGGTTGGACGCTCGGGCAGACGCGCAAGGCGCTCGCGGCTGTCGAGGCGGTGGAGGTGGACCTGGACGGCCAGGTCGGCTACGTGCTGCCCGGCGACGAGGCGCCCGAGGTGCCGGTGGAGCCGTGGGTGGCGTTCCTGCCCGGGCTCGACCCGACGCCGATGGGGTGGAAGGAGCGCGACTGGTTCCTCGGACCGCACAAGGCCCGGCTGTTCGACAACACCGGCAACATCGGGCCGAGCATCTGGGCGGACGGCCGGATCATCGGCGGCTGGGGGCAGCCCGAGTCCGGCGAGGTTCGCTACCAGCTGCTGGAGGACGTCGGCGCCGACGTCAAGGCCCTCGTGGACACCGAAGCCGAGCGTTGGACCACCTGGCTGGCCGGCGTCCGCGTCACCCCACGCTTCCGCTCGCCGCTGGAGAAGCAGCTCAGCCAGGGCTGA
- a CDS encoding chitosanase, which produces MEHRSEHRSDHRSEYRSEYRPARRTALLLGLSLAAVPAAGLAVSRYAVPAGAAVRATGLDDPAKKEIAMKIVCSAENSSLDWKAQYKYIEDIDDGRGYTAGIIGFCSGTGDMLDLVELYADRKPGNVLAKYLPALREVDGSDSHAGLDPNYPRDWRTAAGDSVFRQCQNDERDRVYFNPAVSRAKADGLRTLGQFCYYDAIVMHGNGGDATSFGSIRKRALAKAKPPAQGGSESTYLNAFLDARVWAMKQEEAHSDTSRVDTAQRVFLRNRNFNLDTPLDWAVYGDPYHIG; this is translated from the coding sequence ATGGAACACCGGAGCGAACACCGCAGCGATCACCGGAGCGAGTACCGGAGCGAGTACCGCCCCGCCCGCCGGACCGCGCTGCTGCTCGGCCTGTCGCTGGCCGCCGTCCCGGCCGCCGGCCTCGCCGTCTCGCGCTACGCCGTACCCGCCGGCGCCGCCGTGCGGGCGACCGGGCTCGACGATCCCGCGAAGAAGGAGATCGCGATGAAGATCGTCTGCAGCGCGGAGAACTCGTCGCTCGACTGGAAGGCGCAGTACAAGTACATCGAGGACATCGACGACGGCCGCGGGTACACCGCCGGCATCATCGGGTTCTGCTCCGGGACCGGCGACATGCTCGACCTCGTGGAGCTGTACGCCGACCGCAAACCCGGCAACGTGCTGGCGAAGTACCTGCCGGCGCTGCGGGAGGTGGACGGCAGCGACTCGCACGCGGGCCTGGACCCGAACTACCCGCGCGACTGGCGGACCGCGGCCGGCGACTCGGTGTTCCGGCAGTGCCAGAACGACGAGCGGGACCGGGTGTACTTCAACCCGGCGGTGTCCCGGGCGAAGGCGGACGGGCTGCGCACGCTCGGGCAGTTCTGCTATTACGACGCGATCGTCATGCACGGCAACGGCGGCGACGCGACCAGCTTCGGCTCGATCCGCAAGCGCGCGCTGGCGAAGGCGAAGCCGCCGGCCCAGGGCGGCAGCGAGTCGACGTACCTGAACGCGTTCCTGGACGCGCGGGTCTGGGCGATGAAGCAGGAGGAGGCGCACAGCGACACCAGCCGGGTGGACACCGCCCAGCGGGTCTTCCTCCGGAACCGCAACTTCAACCTCGACACCCCGCTCGACTGGGCCGTGTACGGCGACCCGTACCACATCGGCTAG
- the tatC gene encoding twin-arginine translocase subunit TatC translates to MTLREHIVELRNRLLISVLAIVVCTIAAWFFYNEAFHFLTKPFNTAIKPYAEARELKPQLTLQGVGDPLTFRIKVSAMIGLVTSGPVWLFQLWAFIAPGLHRNEKKWAYLFAAIAAPLFAGGLFVAYWTLPKGIEILLGFTPEAIQNLVEISKYLDFVIRTMLVFGIAFLIPLVVVLLNMVGVVPAAALSKFRPYIILVIFVFAAVATPSGDPFTMCLLAIPMCLLFFVAEIISRINDRRRARRTEELLAD, encoded by the coding sequence ATGACCCTGCGCGAGCACATTGTCGAGCTCCGGAACCGGCTGCTCATCAGTGTGCTCGCGATCGTGGTGTGCACGATCGCGGCGTGGTTCTTCTACAACGAGGCCTTCCACTTCCTGACGAAGCCGTTCAACACCGCCATCAAGCCGTACGCCGAGGCGCGCGAGCTGAAGCCGCAGCTCACCCTGCAGGGCGTCGGTGACCCGCTGACGTTCCGGATCAAGGTGTCGGCGATGATCGGCCTGGTCACGTCCGGGCCCGTCTGGCTGTTCCAGCTCTGGGCGTTCATCGCGCCGGGGCTGCACCGCAACGAGAAGAAGTGGGCGTACCTGTTCGCCGCGATCGCGGCGCCGCTGTTCGCCGGCGGCCTGTTCGTGGCGTACTGGACGCTGCCGAAGGGCATCGAGATCCTGCTCGGCTTCACCCCCGAGGCCATCCAGAACCTGGTCGAGATCAGCAAGTACCTCGACTTCGTGATCCGGACGATGCTGGTCTTCGGGATCGCGTTCCTGATCCCGCTGGTGGTCGTGCTGCTGAACATGGTCGGCGTGGTGCCGGCCGCCGCGCTCAGCAAGTTCCGGCCGTACATCATCCTGGTGATCTTCGTGTTCGCCGCCGTCGCGACGCCGTCCGGTGACCCGTTCACGATGTGCCTGCTGGCGATCCCGATGTGCCTGCTGTTCTTCGTCGCCGAGATCATCTCGCGGATCAACGACCGCCGCCGCGCCCGCCGTACCGAAGAACTCCTGGCGGACTGA
- a CDS encoding YegS/Rv2252/BmrU family lipid kinase: MSRRIALVVNPTSGRGLGARIAPAVRERLAAAGLTVDVHTTTCAEDVGRISAEVVASGADAVALIGGDGTIHLGAQVLANSGMPFGVIPAGTGNDFARGIGVPLKDPAAAADLIVAGRTRAIDLAVAKDEFITTVVAGGFDSLVNKRANAMTWPKGNARYTVATLAELRTFKPLEYVVTVDGDPIETSAMLVAVGTGPTYGGGLQICADAEIDDGQLDVTIIQPVSRLTLLQMFPKLSKGTHVGHPAVRMLRGRSVRIESPGITAYADGEPLGPLPVDIGIAPGALTVFA; the protein is encoded by the coding sequence GTGAGTCGGCGGATCGCGCTGGTGGTGAATCCCACCAGCGGGCGGGGTCTTGGTGCTCGGATCGCCCCGGCGGTGCGGGAGCGGCTGGCCGCGGCCGGGCTGACCGTCGATGTGCACACCACGACCTGCGCCGAGGACGTCGGCCGGATCTCCGCCGAGGTGGTGGCGTCCGGTGCGGACGCGGTCGCGCTGATCGGCGGCGACGGCACGATCCACCTCGGCGCGCAGGTGCTGGCGAATTCCGGGATGCCGTTCGGCGTGATCCCGGCCGGCACCGGCAACGACTTCGCCCGCGGCATCGGCGTACCGCTGAAGGACCCGGCCGCCGCGGCCGACCTGATCGTCGCCGGGCGCACCCGGGCGATCGACCTCGCGGTCGCGAAGGACGAGTTCATCACCACGGTCGTGGCCGGCGGCTTCGACTCACTCGTCAACAAGCGCGCGAACGCGATGACCTGGCCGAAGGGCAACGCCCGCTACACGGTCGCCACCCTGGCCGAGCTCCGCACCTTCAAGCCGCTGGAGTACGTCGTCACGGTCGACGGCGACCCGATCGAGACCAGTGCGATGCTCGTCGCGGTCGGCACCGGACCGACGTACGGCGGGGGACTGCAGATCTGCGCCGACGCCGAGATCGACGACGGGCAGCTGGACGTGACGATCATCCAGCCGGTGTCGCGGCTGACGCTGCTGCAGATGTTCCCGAAGCTGTCGAAGGGCACCCATGTCGGCCACCCGGCGGTGCGGATGCTGCGCGGCCGCTCGGTGCGGATCGAGTCGCCGGGCATCACGGCGTACGCCGACGGGGAGCCGCTCGGGCCGCTGCCGGTCGATATCGGGATCGCGCCGGGCGCGCTGACCGTCTTCGCCTGA
- a CDS encoding WYL domain-containing protein, whose amino-acid sequence MSARKSERLLNVVICLLVARTYVTKERIREVVEGYAGQTDDAFEKMFERDKDELRDLGIPIEMGTIDKFFSDEVGYRIRRDVFELPEVHLEPDEAAVLGVAARVWQHAGLSEATTSAVLKLKAAGIQTDQSALSAIEPHVGASEPAFDPLWAAVVARQAVRFQHLRSGASEPTTRTLEPWGIVSWHGRWYVVGRDRDRQAMRMFRLSRIGSDVRTVGEPGAFTVPEGTDLRSLVTELAPPRPTSEAKVRARTGSCVSLRRRANAVEPYEEGWDLLHVPYADSSVLAEEIASYGTDAVVEGPGDVLDGVLWRLRTVAGG is encoded by the coding sequence GTGTCGGCGCGGAAGAGTGAGCGGCTGCTCAACGTGGTCATCTGCCTCCTGGTCGCGCGCACCTACGTGACCAAGGAGCGGATCCGCGAGGTCGTCGAGGGGTACGCGGGACAGACCGACGACGCCTTCGAGAAGATGTTCGAGCGCGACAAGGACGAGCTGCGCGACCTCGGCATCCCGATCGAGATGGGCACGATCGACAAGTTCTTCTCCGACGAGGTCGGCTACCGGATCCGCCGGGACGTGTTCGAGCTGCCCGAGGTCCACCTGGAGCCCGACGAGGCCGCCGTGCTCGGCGTCGCCGCGCGCGTGTGGCAGCATGCCGGGCTGTCCGAGGCGACCACGTCGGCGGTGCTCAAGCTGAAGGCGGCCGGGATCCAGACGGACCAGTCGGCGCTCAGCGCGATCGAGCCGCACGTCGGCGCTTCCGAGCCGGCGTTCGACCCGCTGTGGGCGGCTGTCGTGGCCCGGCAGGCGGTCCGCTTCCAGCACCTGCGCAGCGGCGCGTCGGAGCCGACCACGCGGACGCTGGAGCCGTGGGGGATCGTCTCGTGGCACGGTCGCTGGTATGTCGTCGGCCGGGACCGGGACCGCCAGGCGATGCGGATGTTCCGGCTGTCGCGGATCGGCAGCGACGTGCGGACGGTGGGGGAGCCGGGCGCGTTCACCGTGCCCGAGGGGACGGACCTGCGGTCGCTGGTGACCGAGCTGGCGCCGCCGCGGCCGACGTCCGAGGCGAAGGTGCGGGCGCGGACCGGTTCGTGCGTGAGCCTGCGCCGCCGCGCGAACGCCGTCGAGCCGTACGAGGAGGGCTGGGACCTGCTGCACGTCCCGTACGCCGACTCGTCCGTGCTGGCCGAGGAGATCGCGTCGTACGGGACGGATGCGGTCGTCGAAGGACCTGGCGACGTACTCGACGGGGTGCTGTGGCGGCTGCGGACGGTGGCGGGCGGATGA